Proteins from one Leptospira wolffii serovar Khorat str. Khorat-H2 genomic window:
- a CDS encoding PP2C family protein-serine/threonine phosphatase — MSSDPFITKRIRNRFGWILSFLEEDPERKRFQEEYKEDLRRQIRALQYPGCILGIFVWLGFAFGTDQKLHPEFPELFYFRIGLTIVSLLCLGVLLLDTLFRIPTRHYSLEYAYVFVSYLVLSTSFFTGRIADDPNYVSGLQIVLITLVFIPLLRKTYFIILGLSLLFFIGSVLLYSPNIGTSQASYSLQNLGIAYLIALVFAVILERYRFLNFVSRFRILERNKEISEQMLQIQALKEKQDGDYFLTSLLLSPLIKSEESPDSSVKLEFLLDQYKKFSFKNKDYELGGDFLSAYRIRLRETEYTAFINGDAMGKSIQGAGGALVLGSVFNSIVSRTRLSPEIQSRSPERWLKETFVDLQNVFETFDGFMLVSAVLGLLDHKTGTLYFINAEHPWPVLYRDGKAMFLGADSHILKIGISELFGSKIQVQTFRMLPGDTVFCGSDGRDDLILEQDFSGKRVINEDETQFLHSVEESQGDLKAIQKSLARKGKLSDDLSLLSISYLPEKNLYMEDRKSIVESENLVRNGKMSEAIRILEASLSRSKGSGMYSPFTARFLSKLYDKDSQYEKAAIWSEISLEWDPSDTEALFQASIFWKKSFVQKKTDSSLQAAIEWGERLRVRNPSHTKNLVNLTDLYRISGNSIRARKLLEEAYQLSPEDGKVAELRKKLDLLP; from the coding sequence ATGTCATCCGATCCCTTCATTACAAAACGGATTCGTAACAGATTCGGATGGATCCTCTCCTTTTTGGAAGAGGACCCTGAAAGAAAGAGATTCCAAGAGGAATACAAGGAAGACCTAAGAAGGCAAATCCGAGCCTTGCAGTATCCCGGATGTATCTTAGGTATCTTCGTGTGGTTAGGATTCGCTTTTGGAACCGACCAGAAACTGCATCCGGAATTTCCGGAATTATTCTATTTCCGAATCGGATTGACTATTGTCAGTCTTCTATGTCTTGGGGTTCTTTTACTAGACACTCTGTTTCGAATTCCCACACGTCATTATAGTTTGGAATACGCGTACGTCTTCGTCTCCTATCTAGTACTTAGCACTTCCTTCTTTACGGGAAGAATCGCGGATGACCCGAATTACGTATCCGGACTCCAAATCGTTCTTATCACCCTAGTATTTATTCCACTTCTCAGGAAGACGTATTTTATCATTCTAGGATTGTCCCTTCTATTCTTTATAGGGTCGGTATTATTATATTCTCCGAATATAGGAACTTCTCAGGCATCCTATTCCCTGCAGAATTTAGGCATCGCCTATTTGATCGCCCTAGTATTTGCGGTGATCCTGGAAAGATACCGCTTCCTGAATTTCGTGAGTCGTTTCCGCATTTTGGAAAGAAATAAGGAAATCTCGGAGCAAATGCTCCAAATCCAGGCCCTGAAGGAAAAGCAGGACGGGGATTATTTCCTAACCTCCTTATTACTCTCCCCTCTGATCAAGTCCGAGGAGTCCCCCGATTCTTCCGTAAAGTTGGAATTCCTACTAGATCAGTACAAGAAATTCTCCTTCAAAAACAAGGATTACGAATTGGGCGGGGATTTTCTAAGCGCCTACAGGATCCGATTGAGAGAAACGGAATATACTGCCTTTATCAACGGGGACGCGATGGGAAAATCCATCCAGGGAGCCGGCGGAGCCTTGGTTCTAGGATCGGTATTCAATTCCATAGTAAGCAGAACGAGACTCTCTCCGGAAATCCAGTCCAGATCCCCTGAGAGATGGTTAAAGGAAACATTCGTGGATCTACAGAACGTTTTCGAGACGTTCGACGGATTCATGTTGGTCTCCGCAGTACTCGGACTACTCGATCATAAGACCGGAACTTTATATTTTATTAATGCGGAACATCCTTGGCCGGTTCTTTACAGGGACGGCAAGGCGATGTTTTTGGGGGCCGATTCTCATATTCTCAAAATAGGAATCTCGGAACTGTTCGGCTCCAAAATCCAAGTGCAAACTTTTCGTATGCTCCCCGGGGATACGGTATTCTGCGGTTCGGACGGAAGGGACGATCTGATCCTGGAACAGGATTTTTCCGGAAAAAGAGTCATCAACGAAGACGAGACTCAGTTCCTACATTCCGTTGAGGAAAGCCAGGGAGATCTGAAGGCAATCCAGAAATCCTTGGCAAGAAAAGGAAAACTCTCCGACGACCTAAGCCTCCTTTCCATTTCTTATCTTCCCGAAAAGAACCTTTATATGGAAGATCGCAAGAGTATAGTAGAATCAGAAAATCTGGTTCGAAACGGAAAGATGAGCGAAGCGATCCGAATTCTGGAAGCTTCCCTTTCCAGGTCCAAAGGATCCGGGATGTATTCTCCTTTTACGGCGAGATTCCTTTCTAAACTCTACGATAAGGATTCACAATACGAAAAGGCCGCGATCTGGTCGGAAATTTCCTTAGAGTGGGATCCTTCCGATACGGAGGCGCTTTTTCAGGCTTCTATATTTTGGAAGAAATCCTTTGTGCAAAAAAAGACCGACTCGTCCTTGCAAGCGGCAATAGAATGGGGAGAAAGGCTTCGGGTTCGAAATCCCTCACATACCAAGAATCTCGTAAATCTAACGGACCTGTATAGAATTTCCGGCAATAGTATACGCGCTAGAAAACTTTTGGAAGAAGCTTACCAGCTTTCTCCCGAGGATGGGAAGGTCGCCGAACTTAGAAAGAAGTTGGACCTTCTTCCCTAA
- a CDS encoding FAD-binding oxidoreductase: MFYHELNPNIDYSRSNLRWNAWGANDQDFGRKAQMPEILKLLQREFKLESIRETPAVPLESFKLPNPKLSPSDLKALHGILGKDRLKTDRYERVFHSAGKSYYDVLRFHTNTLKNYVDAVAYPKKDSEVKAILEYCSKSKITVIPFGGGSSVVGGLEVIKGKGQKAVLSLDTTLMTDLIAFDPISQTATFQAGIYGPKLEYGLNLKGYTLGHFPQSFEYSTLGGWVAARSAGQQSNRYGKIEEILSSVKLISPSGTVETLRAPAASIGPDWNQIVAGSEGLLGVITEVTVRIHKIPETRKYFGIVFPNLKNSIDFVRQTNHAEIKTSMLRLSDANETRLYEYLGELGKKNTFSRILKKSLQSLVLRWMGLGEGKCVVLVGLDGSRSEVNHSFKSMKPIWKKFGGLFAGEHLGQNWIHGRYNMPFLRNHIMQYGLGVDTMETSTTYDRLEELHAAGIDALQKSIPGCIAMCHLSHSYHDGACLYYTILFPMDEKKPEEQWFRMKKKVSDAFFAHKAPISHHHGVGFDHKTWYQNALGKPGIEALNGLKKSLDQKEILNPGKVFHS; this comes from the coding sequence ATGTTCTATCACGAGCTCAATCCTAATATAGATTATTCCAGATCCAATCTTAGATGGAATGCTTGGGGAGCGAACGACCAGGATTTCGGAAGAAAAGCACAGATGCCCGAAATCCTGAAACTTCTACAAAGAGAATTCAAGCTGGAAAGCATCCGTGAAACTCCCGCTGTTCCCTTGGAGAGTTTCAAACTTCCCAATCCGAAATTGAGTCCCTCCGATCTGAAAGCGCTACACGGTATTCTTGGAAAAGACAGATTGAAAACCGATCGTTATGAGAGGGTTTTCCATTCCGCAGGTAAGAGCTACTACGATGTTCTTCGTTTTCATACGAATACTCTTAAGAACTATGTGGATGCGGTCGCCTATCCCAAGAAAGACTCCGAAGTAAAAGCGATTCTGGAATACTGCTCCAAATCCAAAATCACGGTGATCCCTTTCGGTGGAGGTTCCTCTGTGGTAGGAGGCCTGGAAGTCATTAAGGGTAAGGGACAAAAAGCGGTTCTATCCTTGGACACGACTCTTATGACGGATTTAATCGCATTCGATCCGATCAGCCAAACGGCCACCTTCCAAGCGGGAATCTACGGGCCTAAACTGGAATACGGGCTGAATTTAAAAGGTTACACTTTGGGACATTTTCCCCAATCCTTCGAATACTCCACGTTAGGCGGCTGGGTCGCGGCAAGAAGCGCCGGCCAACAATCCAATCGATACGGAAAGATAGAGGAAATTCTAAGTTCCGTGAAATTAATCTCTCCTTCCGGAACCGTGGAAACTCTCAGGGCTCCCGCAGCCTCCATCGGTCCGGACTGGAACCAAATCGTTGCAGGTAGCGAGGGTCTACTCGGGGTCATCACGGAGGTGACCGTCAGGATTCATAAGATTCCGGAGACCCGAAAGTATTTCGGAATCGTTTTCCCGAATCTTAAGAATTCCATAGACTTCGTTCGGCAAACGAATCATGCCGAAATTAAGACCTCTATGCTTCGACTTTCCGATGCGAACGAAACCAGACTGTACGAATATCTGGGAGAATTAGGAAAGAAGAATACGTTCTCCCGTATCCTAAAGAAATCTCTGCAATCCTTGGTACTCCGTTGGATGGGACTCGGGGAAGGAAAGTGTGTGGTCTTAGTCGGTTTAGACGGCTCCCGATCAGAAGTGAATCATTCTTTCAAATCCATGAAACCTATCTGGAAAAAATTCGGAGGATTGTTTGCCGGAGAACATCTGGGACAGAATTGGATCCACGGCAGATACAATATGCCTTTCCTAAGAAATCATATCATGCAGTACGGATTGGGAGTGGATACGATGGAGACTTCCACCACTTACGACAGACTCGAAGAGTTGCATGCCGCAGGAATCGATGCCTTGCAGAAATCCATCCCGGGGTGCATCGCAATGTGCCATCTTTCCCATAGCTACCACGACGGAGCTTGCTTGTATTATACGATTCTATTCCCTATGGACGAGAAAAAGCCGGAAGAGCAATGGTTTAGAATGAAGAAGAAGGTCTCGGACGCATTCTTTGCGCATAAGGCTCCGATCAGCCACCACCACGGTGTGGGTTTCGATCATAAGACTTGGTACCAAAACGCGTTAGGAAAGCCGGGAATCGAAGCACTCAACGGACTCAAGAAATCCTTGGACCAAAAGGAAATCCTGAATCCGGGAAAAGTATTTCACTCTTAG
- a CDS encoding glycerol-3-phosphate dehydrogenase/oxidase: MSKALSKQHLSAEISSQVFDTLVIGGGITGATLLWDASLRGLKAILVEKNDFASGTTQATSKLIHGGLRYLKNAEFGLVRESLRERRILAKIAPHSLKTLPFLIPIYSGAEKWITHVGLAMYDAFSYDRNREISSDSWIPKYRFFSKEEIILEAPSLPREGLKGGFLYYDYQNLNPERQTCEFIFSAERKGGLAFNYTELVAISRQGEVYQAILKDKRSGKSYPVFAKTVVNAAGPWADFVESLAGVGMDKVLVRSKGIHIVTRSLGTSKAIVLKKRDKTHMFVLPWRGKTIIGTTDTVFSDSPDKFKVTKQDIQGLLEEINYAFGYSDLTERDVDFYYGGMRPLVEDPGEKSDTYNASRKTEILDHKDKGLPGFFTALGGKYTTSRHLAEKIADKLCDYLPGNFLPCETTQVPLLSGEFSDLSSLVQGLVKKFPKLSGEYLETAAVRYGSLAYNILNLAKPGENAALLANGEKIHASEIRYIAKNEKIEKATDFFFRRSGVGVPGLPDAENLNLILNELGSTLGWNSSKKKAEGLEIQARYRF, translated from the coding sequence ATGTCAAAAGCATTATCCAAGCAGCACCTCTCGGCCGAAATATCCTCTCAAGTTTTCGATACACTAGTTATAGGAGGCGGGATCACAGGAGCTACCTTGCTATGGGATGCTAGCCTAAGAGGTTTAAAGGCGATTTTGGTGGAAAAAAACGACTTCGCGTCGGGAACCACTCAAGCCACTTCCAAATTGATCCACGGTGGACTTCGATACTTAAAGAATGCAGAATTCGGTCTAGTGAGGGAGTCCTTAAGAGAGAGAAGGATCCTCGCGAAGATCGCTCCTCATTCTTTGAAAACATTGCCTTTTCTCATCCCCATCTATTCCGGTGCGGAGAAGTGGATCACTCATGTGGGTCTCGCAATGTACGACGCTTTTTCTTACGATCGAAATAGGGAGATCAGCTCCGATTCCTGGATTCCCAAATATAGATTCTTTTCCAAAGAAGAAATCATTCTGGAAGCTCCTTCCTTACCTAGAGAGGGTTTGAAAGGTGGATTTTTATATTACGATTACCAAAACTTGAATCCGGAAAGGCAGACCTGCGAGTTTATTTTTTCCGCGGAGAGAAAGGGGGGGCTCGCATTCAATTATACGGAACTCGTGGCAATCTCCAGACAAGGAGAAGTGTACCAGGCAATCCTAAAAGATAAAAGAAGCGGGAAGTCCTATCCTGTCTTCGCCAAGACAGTCGTGAACGCCGCCGGGCCTTGGGCGGATTTCGTGGAATCTCTAGCCGGAGTGGGAATGGATAAGGTTCTCGTTCGCTCTAAAGGAATCCATATAGTCACTAGGTCTCTCGGCACCTCCAAAGCCATCGTCCTGAAAAAAAGGGACAAGACTCATATGTTCGTTCTGCCTTGGAGGGGAAAAACCATCATAGGAACCACGGATACCGTATTCTCCGATTCCCCCGACAAATTCAAGGTCACGAAGCAGGACATCCAGGGACTATTAGAGGAAATTAATTATGCGTTCGGATATTCCGATCTAACGGAACGCGACGTAGATTTCTATTACGGTGGAATGAGACCTTTGGTAGAGGATCCGGGCGAAAAATCGGATACTTATAATGCTTCTCGCAAAACGGAAATCTTGGACCATAAGGACAAAGGCCTCCCCGGATTCTTTACCGCATTGGGAGGAAAATATACCACGAGCCGTCATCTGGCGGAAAAGATCGCGGATAAACTTTGCGATTATTTACCCGGAAACTTTCTGCCCTGCGAAACGACGCAAGTTCCTTTACTCAGCGGAGAATTTTCCGATCTATCTTCCCTGGTACAAGGTCTTGTTAAGAAGTTTCCGAAGCTTTCGGGGGAATATTTGGAAACCGCTGCCGTTCGATACGGAAGTCTTGCCTACAATATACTGAACTTGGCAAAACCGGGAGAGAATGCTGCTCTCTTAGCCAACGGGGAAAAAATACATGCATCCGAAATTCGTTATATAGCTAAAAACGAAAAAATAGAAAAAGCCACCGAC